The Paraburkholderia sp. FT54 genome contains the following window.
CGTGCGGCATGTGCTCTATATGGCGACACTGTCCGCGACTCGCTTCAACCCCGTCATCAAGTTCTTCTATGACCGTCTCGTCGTGGCCGGCAAACCAAAGAAGGTCGCCATCGTCGCATGCATGCGCAAGCTCCTAGGCATCCTCAACGCGATGGTCAAAGCAGGAGCGCCCTGGAATGCATCGCTTCATCAGTCGGATCGCGAAAACGCTTGACGTTCAACACAGTTGCTTCGGGGACGCAGGGTCCAGCAGGAACGCGGAGGCCCTCCAGAACCGAACGGCATCAATATGCCAGAGTGGAGTTTCAACACGTCCACTTGAGGAACGGAGGTCCCACATGAATGCTACGACATACGTGATGGGCATCGTGAGGAAATCGGGCGTGCGGATATCACGTGTATCCACACGCCCAGGCTTCTACAATCCCGTGCGCTTGCACTCAACTATGAGCTAGCTGTCGTGCTTCCGTCGTTTCAGTCGCGGCGCTTGCCGTCGTCGCTGTCACCCTTGACGACCGCTCCGGTGACCTGATCGAGGATGAGAGGACGCAGATTCGGCTCGCGCTCGAAGTCGAACATGTTATCGAGCGAATTTGCATGCCGGTCGACGGATCCCGTACCTGCGGGAGGAGCAACTGGGCCATCGATGAAGCCGAGCTTCCAATTGTCCTCGATGAAACGAAGCACTGAGGCCTGCTGAGTCAGCGTGTGATCGACGAAGTTCGATTTCGCCCAGGGCGAAATCACCAGCAGAGGCTGGCGCGGGCCGAGACCGCAGCGCGCGGCGTCGGCACCGGGCTGCGGCGTGCCGCAATTACCGGGGCCGAACAGGAAGTCGATGTTGGTCGCCGACGGGGTCAAGAGCGGAGGCATGACGTGGTCGTACCAGCCATCGGAATCATCCCAAACGATGACGATCGCAGTGTCGTGCCAATAGCGAGACTGCTGGACCGCGTTGATTGTCTTTACAAGGAACGCTTGTTCGGCGAGCGGATCGGAGTTTTGCGGATGGCCGTATTGATAGACCGGCGCCTTCACGTAACTGACCGAGGGCAATGAGTTGTGGGACAGCGCCGTGTCGAAATCCGAGATGTCGTACTGGTGGTTGGCCTGGTCGGTCTTGCCAATCATTTCCGCCGAGCTCGGCCGCAGATGGTGTGGGTTGCGCGTGCTCGCATATTTCATGAAAGGAGTAACGCCGGTGCTGTAGTCGTTCTCGAGGACATGCACGTCCGGACCCGGGTTAACGCTCGGGTTCTGCACGTTATAAGTGACGCCGTTGATCTGCACTTGATGGGCGACATGCTGGGAACCGCAAACCGCAGGCGCAGACATATTGCCGTTCGCATCGAACTTCGCGGGCGTGGTGGGCAGGAAGCCGCCCTGGAAATAGCCCCAGGTCACGTTCTTCTCGTTCAGGAGATCGCCGACATTCTTGCCGGTCATTTCAAAAGTCCGGCCCTTTCCGCAATCGTCGAGATAGCCGGGAAGGTTGGCGTCGGTCAAGGTTATCGAATGATCCGTCGGATTGACGTAGAAGCCGCTGGTGTCGGGGTTCTCAGGGTTGGCGGGATCGTGAATGATGATCCCATGCGTGTTGCCCGAAACGATATTGGCATGGCCGGGCACAGTGGGGCCGTAGGTGGTGGAAAAGGAATTGTCGCTCATGGCGTAGTGCTGAGCGTAGTTCCACAGCGCCTGGACGGTGTTGCCGTCGTAATAATTCATGATGGTTGAGCCGTCCACGGCGCAGCCCGGGCCCTTGCCGGTGGCCGTCTGCGGGAAGCGATCCACAGCCCCGCCATCGTACGCCTGCTGCTCGGGTTCGTAGTTATGCGCCATATCGCAGGTGTAGGCGTCGGCGGGGCGAAGCCGCGTTGGGTTGGCGGGGCGTCCGGACAAGCTCCAATTCGGATTGCTCCGCAGCAAGTCCGGCGTCAGGACGTTGGCGGCCGGCGTGCCGGGGCGCGCCACGAATTTCGGCGCAGGCACACCAACCCAGCTTTGCTCGCCGGGAATATTCGCCGCGTGCGGATAAGTCCCGAAGAGATTGTCGAAAGTTCTGTTCTCGGGAATGATGACCACGATGTGCTTGATCGGTGTTCGCGTATCGCCGCGATGGTTGTCCAGATCACCATCAGCGGCGTGAACGACGGCGGATAAAAGCGCCAGCGACGCAGCCGATGAGAAAAGAGTTCTTCGAATATTTTGACGAAACACGGAATACCTTTTGAGGAGTGTCGGGAATAGCAAAGATCCGACTTGAACAAGTAAAGTTAATCTGAAGATTGCAGCTGTTCAGGCTGTAGTTTTAAGTACTCCTAGATGATGATCTACACGGAAATTTATGCTCACCCGCGCGGTAGGCTCAAACAAGCGATGATTGAAGCCTTGCATCAGGAGAAGCCCGCGCACAGCAGCCCGCGTATGAGCATTGCCCGCACGGGCTTTGTGCCCGAACAACTGCGCTTGGGATGCGCTCGAAGGCTTCACGCGCCAAATGAAGAAGAT
Protein-coding sequences here:
- a CDS encoding alkaline phosphatase family protein, with amino-acid sequence MFRQNIRRTLFSSAASLALLSAVVHAADGDLDNHRGDTRTPIKHIVVIIPENRTFDNLFGTYPHAANIPGEQSWVGVPAPKFVARPGTPAANVLTPDLLRSNPNWSLSGRPANPTRLRPADAYTCDMAHNYEPEQQAYDGGAVDRFPQTATGKGPGCAVDGSTIMNYYDGNTVQALWNYAQHYAMSDNSFSTTYGPTVPGHANIVSGNTHGIIIHDPANPENPDTSGFYVNPTDHSITLTDANLPGYLDDCGKGRTFEMTGKNVGDLLNEKNVTWGYFQGGFLPTTPAKFDANGNMSAPAVCGSQHVAHQVQINGVTYNVQNPSVNPGPDVHVLENDYSTGVTPFMKYASTRNPHHLRPSSAEMIGKTDQANHQYDISDFDTALSHNSLPSVSYVKAPVYQYGHPQNSDPLAEQAFLVKTINAVQQSRYWHDTAIVIVWDDSDGWYDHVMPPLLTPSATNIDFLFGPGNCGTPQPGADAARCGLGPRQPLLVISPWAKSNFVDHTLTQQASVLRFIEDNWKLGFIDGPVAPPAGTGSVDRHANSLDNMFDFEREPNLRPLILDQVTGAVVKGDSDDGKRRD